A single region of the Leptothrix cholodnii SP-6 genome encodes:
- a CDS encoding patatin-like phospholipase family protein, protein MHRRSLLSLAAVALLLTACASAPPVAVKPPPLPRIGLALGGGAAKGFAHVGVIKVLEAAGLTPTVVAGTSAGSVVGALYASGLSGFALQEQSFALDEERIKDLTLFGVGGVIKGDKLQAYVNELIKNKPLEQMSKPFAAVATDLDSGERVIFTRGNTGQAVRASCSVPGVFQPALIGGKRYVDGGLVSPVPVDAARQLGADIVIAVDISSKARDGKAAGMLSNLNQTITIMGQKLGEQEMTRAEVVIRPRVGQIGATDLDQKHVAVLEGEKAAQAALPQIRAAIERWQQAQLARDAATAVRR, encoded by the coding sequence ATGCATCGCCGCTCCCTGTTGTCCCTCGCCGCTGTCGCCTTGTTGTTGACCGCCTGTGCCTCGGCGCCGCCGGTGGCCGTCAAGCCGCCGCCGTTGCCGCGCATCGGCCTGGCGCTGGGCGGTGGTGCCGCCAAAGGCTTCGCCCATGTCGGCGTGATCAAGGTGCTGGAAGCCGCCGGGCTGACGCCCACCGTGGTGGCCGGCACCAGCGCCGGCAGCGTGGTCGGGGCGCTCTACGCCTCGGGCTTGAGCGGTTTTGCGCTGCAGGAGCAGTCGTTTGCGCTCGACGAGGAGCGCATCAAGGACCTGACGCTGTTCGGCGTCGGCGGCGTGATCAAGGGCGACAAGCTGCAGGCCTATGTCAACGAGCTGATCAAGAACAAGCCGCTGGAGCAGATGAGCAAGCCGTTCGCGGCGGTGGCCACCGACCTCGACAGCGGCGAGCGGGTGATCTTCACGCGTGGGAACACCGGCCAGGCGGTCCGCGCCTCGTGCAGTGTGCCGGGGGTGTTCCAGCCGGCGCTGATCGGCGGCAAGCGTTATGTCGACGGTGGCCTGGTCAGCCCGGTGCCGGTGGACGCGGCGCGCCAGCTCGGCGCCGACATCGTCATCGCGGTCGACATCTCGTCGAAGGCGCGCGACGGCAAGGCGGCCGGCATGCTCAGCAACCTGAACCAGACCATCACGATCATGGGCCAGAAGCTCGGCGAGCAGGAGATGACACGCGCCGAGGTGGTGATCCGCCCGCGTGTGGGCCAGATCGGCGCGACCGATCTCGACCAGAAACACGTGGCGGTGCTCGAAGGCGAAAAGGCCGCCCAGGCCGCGCTGCCGCAGATCCGCGCAGCGATCGAGCGCTGGCAGCAGGCCCAGCTGGCGCGGGACGCGGCCACGGCCGTCAGGCGCTGA
- the uvrA gene encoding excinuclease ABC subunit UvrA: protein MSTGVSTVHPHPKISVRGARTHNLKNIDLDLPKHALVVITGLSGSGKSSLAFDTLYAEGQRRYVESLSAYARQFLQLMDKPDVDVIEGLSPAISIEQKATSHNPRSTVGTITEIHDYLRLLYARAGTPHCPDHGQPLEAQSVSQMVDAVLAMPAETRLMVLAPVVRDRKGEFVELFESMQAQGYVRFRVDGQVVEAADLPKLKKAEKHDIDVVIDRLKSRADVTQRLAESFEAALRIAEGRAIALEMDTGREHLYSSKFACPVCSYSLSELEPRLFSFNSPVGACPSCDGLGMVTVFDPERVVAFPSLSLASGAVKGWDRRNSYTFSLLESVAAHYDFDLDTAFEELAPEHRQVLLRGSGEEEIAFTYEAEGAGGKKRSVKRKHPFEGILPSLERRFRETDSPAVREDLTRYQSVKHCPDCDGARLRREARHVLLVDDQDDALGRKPLAIYQVEHATLADCLAYFETLHLKGAKAEIADKVVREIRARLRFLNDVGLNYLSLDRSADTLSGGEAQRIRLASQIGSGLSGVMYVLDEPSIGLHQRDNDRLIGTLKHLRDLGNSVLVVEHDEDMIRAADHVIDMGPGAGVHGGQVMSQGTPEHVAADPNSLTGRYLGQVLKIAIPQRRNKLSDQKDPRVLRIVNAHGNNLRGVTAEIPVGLFTCVTGVSGSGKSTLVNDTLYAAVARKLYQSHLEPAPHDEIEGLDAFDKVINVDQSPIGRTPRSNPATYTGLFTPIREMFAEVPMARERGYGPGRFSFNVAGGRCESCQGDGVLKVEMHFLPDVYVACDVCHGKRYNRETLEVLYKGKNITQVLELTVEDAHAYFNAVPSIARKLQTLLDVGLGYIKLGQAATTLSGGEAQRVKLALELSKRDTGRTLYILDEPTTGLHFHDIGLLLKVLHQLRDAGNTIVVIEHNLDVIKTADWLLDMGPEGGSGGGRLLIAGTPEEIAECAESHTGRFLKPLLAR from the coding sequence ATGTCTACCGGTGTTTCCACCGTGCATCCGCACCCGAAGATCAGCGTGCGTGGTGCCCGCACCCACAACCTCAAGAACATCGACCTCGACCTGCCCAAGCATGCGCTGGTCGTGATCACCGGACTGTCCGGCTCGGGCAAGTCCAGCCTGGCGTTCGACACCCTCTATGCGGAGGGCCAACGCCGCTACGTGGAAAGCCTGTCGGCCTACGCGCGGCAGTTCCTGCAACTGATGGACAAACCCGATGTCGACGTGATCGAGGGCCTGAGCCCGGCGATCTCGATCGAGCAGAAGGCCACCAGCCACAACCCGCGCTCGACCGTCGGCACGATCACCGAGATCCACGACTACCTGCGTCTGCTCTACGCCCGCGCCGGCACGCCGCATTGCCCCGACCACGGCCAGCCGCTCGAAGCTCAGAGCGTCAGCCAGATGGTCGACGCCGTGCTGGCCATGCCTGCCGAAACCCGACTGATGGTGCTGGCACCCGTGGTGCGTGATCGCAAGGGCGAGTTCGTCGAACTGTTCGAGAGCATGCAGGCGCAAGGCTACGTGCGCTTCCGGGTCGACGGCCAGGTGGTCGAGGCCGCCGACCTGCCCAAGCTCAAGAAAGCCGAGAAACACGACATCGACGTCGTCATCGACCGCCTCAAGAGCCGCGCCGACGTCACCCAGCGCCTGGCCGAGAGCTTCGAAGCCGCGCTGCGCATCGCCGAAGGCCGCGCCATCGCGCTCGAGATGGACACGGGCAGGGAACACCTCTACTCCAGCAAGTTCGCCTGCCCGGTGTGCAGCTACTCGCTGTCCGAACTGGAACCGCGCTTGTTCTCGTTCAACTCGCCGGTCGGCGCCTGCCCCAGCTGCGACGGCCTCGGCATGGTCACCGTGTTCGACCCCGAGCGCGTGGTCGCCTTCCCGTCGCTCAGCCTGGCCAGCGGCGCCGTCAAGGGCTGGGACCGCCGCAACTCGTACACGTTCTCGCTGCTCGAGAGCGTGGCCGCGCACTACGACTTCGACCTCGACACCGCCTTCGAAGAACTCGCCCCCGAACACCGGCAGGTGCTGCTGCGTGGCTCGGGCGAGGAGGAGATCGCCTTCACGTATGAAGCCGAAGGCGCAGGCGGCAAGAAACGCAGCGTCAAGCGCAAGCATCCCTTCGAAGGCATCCTGCCGAGCCTGGAACGGCGCTTCCGCGAGACCGATTCCCCCGCCGTGCGCGAAGACCTGACGCGCTACCAGAGCGTCAAGCACTGCCCCGACTGCGACGGCGCCCGGCTGCGACGCGAGGCCCGCCACGTCCTGCTGGTCGACGACCAGGACGACGCGCTCGGCCGCAAGCCGCTGGCGATCTACCAGGTCGAACACGCCACGCTGGCCGACTGCCTGGCCTACTTCGAGACCCTGCACCTCAAGGGCGCCAAGGCCGAGATCGCCGACAAGGTGGTGCGCGAGATCCGCGCGCGGCTGCGTTTCCTCAACGACGTCGGCCTCAATTACCTGAGCCTCGACCGCAGCGCAGACACCCTGTCGGGCGGCGAAGCCCAGCGCATCCGCCTGGCCAGCCAGATCGGTTCGGGCCTGTCGGGCGTGATGTACGTGCTCGACGAACCCAGCATCGGCCTGCACCAGCGCGACAACGATCGCCTGATCGGCACCCTCAAGCACCTGCGTGATCTCGGCAACAGCGTGCTGGTGGTCGAACACGACGAGGACATGATCCGCGCCGCCGACCACGTCATCGACATGGGCCCGGGTGCCGGCGTACACGGCGGGCAGGTGATGTCGCAAGGCACGCCCGAACACGTGGCGGCCGACCCCAACTCGCTGACCGGTCGCTACCTCGGCCAGGTACTCAAGATCGCCATCCCCCAGCGCCGCAACAAGCTGTCGGACCAGAAAGATCCGCGCGTGCTGCGCATCGTCAACGCCCACGGCAACAACCTGCGCGGCGTGACGGCCGAGATCCCGGTCGGCCTGTTCACCTGCGTGACCGGCGTGTCGGGCTCGGGCAAGAGCACGCTGGTCAACGACACGCTCTACGCCGCGGTGGCACGCAAGCTCTACCAGAGCCACCTCGAGCCGGCGCCGCACGACGAGATCGAAGGCCTGGACGCCTTCGACAAGGTCATCAACGTCGACCAGAGCCCGATCGGCCGCACGCCGCGCAGCAATCCGGCCACCTACACCGGCCTGTTCACGCCGATCCGCGAGATGTTCGCCGAGGTGCCGATGGCGCGCGAACGTGGCTACGGGCCGGGGCGCTTCAGCTTCAATGTCGCCGGCGGGCGCTGCGAGTCCTGCCAGGGCGACGGTGTGCTGAAGGTCGAGATGCACTTCCTGCCCGACGTCTACGTCGCCTGCGACGTCTGCCACGGCAAGCGCTACAACCGCGAAACGCTGGAGGTGCTCTACAAGGGCAAGAACATCACCCAGGTGCTGGAGCTGACGGTCGAGGACGCACACGCCTACTTCAACGCCGTGCCCAGCATCGCGCGCAAGCTGCAGACGCTGCTCGACGTCGGACTGGGCTACATCAAGCTCGGCCAGGCGGCGACCACGCTGTCGGGCGGCGAGGCGCAGCGCGTCAAGCTGGCGCTGGAGCTGTCCAAGCGCGACACCGGCCGCACGCTCTACATATTGGACGAGCCGACCACCGGCCTGCACTTCCACGACATCGGCCTGCTGCTGAAAGTGCTGCACCAGCTGCGCGACGCCGGCAACACCATCGTCGTGATCGAGCACAACCTCGACGTCATCAAGACCGCCGACTGGCTGCTCGACATGGGCCCTGAAGGCGGCTCGGGCGGCGGGCGGCTGCTGATCGCCGGCACGCCCGAAGAGATCGCCGAGTGCGCCGAGAGCCACACCGGGCGCTTCCTCAAGCCGCTGCTGGCGCGATGA
- a CDS encoding transposase domain-containing protein: protein MRTSAKLNKIDPWTYLRDLLARIHRHPASRIEDLLSHRGQPA from the coding sequence ATACGTACGTCGGCCAAGCTCAACAAAATCGATCCCTGGACCTACCTGCGCGACTTGCTGGCGCGCATCCATCGCCACCCAGCTTCGCGCATCGAAGACCTGCTGTCTCATCGCGGGCAACCAGCCTGA
- a CDS encoding transposase family protein: protein MATGRSGAPAGVLAGRNPLEELLLVAFAGVASGAEDWVSVAEWGQIKLDWLRRFLPLADCLARHLCDGPTYTYPPHGGVDAHLRVMAICAFRSQDERHTFRSSP, encoded by the coding sequence GTGGCAACCGGGCGCAGCGGCGCGCCAGCGGGCGTACTCGCGGGGCGCAACCCGCTGGAGGAGTTGCTGCTGGTGGCCTTCGCAGGCGTGGCCAGCGGGGCCGAAGACTGGGTCAGCGTGGCCGAATGGGGCCAGATCAAGCTCGACTGGCTGCGCCGCTTCCTGCCGCTCGCCGATTGCCTCGCACGACACCTGTGCGATGGGCCGACCTACACGTATCCCCCTCATGGGGGTGTCGATGCCCACCTAAGGGTGATGGCCATTTGCGCGTTTCGATCGCAAGATGAACGCCACACCTTCAGGAGCTCACCATGA
- a CDS encoding pirin family protein, giving the protein MNLSSQPRSDASQAALQQPRQVERLIVGQPTSDGAGVKLTRVLTQNLQRRLDPFLMLDAFGSDEAADYIGGFPDHPHRGFETVTYMIAGRMRHRDSAGNEGLLSNGGVQWMTAGRGVIHSELPEQEEGRMEGFQLWLNLAARDKMRPAWYRDIGSQQIPELELPGVRVRVIAGRSHGVEGAMQRETTEPLYLDLHLEPGASFEQPLAAQHNAFVYVYRGQLSIGAPGSTTEVPMQRMAILGNAADSDGVRLQAGQEPTRALLIAGRPLGEPIAQYGPFVMNTQQEIFQAVEDFRNGRLA; this is encoded by the coding sequence ATGAACCTGTCCAGCCAACCTCGTTCCGATGCCTCGCAAGCCGCGCTGCAGCAGCCACGCCAGGTCGAACGCCTGATCGTCGGGCAACCGACCAGTGACGGCGCGGGCGTCAAGCTGACGCGGGTCCTGACGCAGAACCTGCAGCGCCGGCTCGATCCATTTCTGATGCTCGACGCCTTCGGCAGCGACGAGGCGGCGGACTACATCGGCGGGTTTCCGGATCATCCGCACCGGGGCTTCGAGACCGTCACCTACATGATCGCCGGGCGCATGCGCCACCGCGATTCAGCCGGCAACGAAGGCCTGCTGAGCAACGGCGGCGTTCAGTGGATGACCGCCGGGCGGGGCGTGATCCACAGCGAGTTGCCCGAGCAGGAAGAGGGCCGCATGGAAGGCTTCCAGCTCTGGCTCAACCTGGCGGCGCGCGACAAGATGCGCCCGGCCTGGTATCGCGACATCGGCAGCCAGCAGATCCCGGAGCTTGAACTGCCGGGCGTGCGGGTCCGGGTGATCGCCGGCCGCAGCCACGGTGTCGAGGGTGCGATGCAGCGCGAGACCACCGAGCCACTCTATCTCGATCTGCATCTGGAGCCAGGCGCGAGCTTCGAGCAGCCGCTGGCGGCGCAACACAACGCCTTCGTGTACGTCTACCGCGGCCAACTGAGCATCGGCGCACCCGGCAGCACCACCGAAGTGCCGATGCAGCGCATGGCCATCCTCGGCAATGCAGCCGACAGTGATGGTGTGCGCCTGCAGGCCGGGCAAGAGCCGACTCGCGCCCTGCTGATCGCCGGGCGGCCGCTGGGTGAACCGATTGCGCAGTACGGCCCGTTCGTCATGAACACGCAGCAGGAGATCTTTCAGGCTGTCGAGGATTTCCGCAACGGCCGGCTGGCCTGA
- a CDS encoding FMN-dependent NADH-azoreductase, with protein sequence MKILQVNSSARNFANGVGSVSSQLAGELVARLRDGEPTASVVVRDLARTPHPVLDEAALQALFTPADQRTPAQAERVALDDALIAEIQAADVVVIAAPMFNFGITAQLKNWIDAIARAKVTFQYTANGPEGLLKGKRVHVVLTRGGVYRDQASDNQVPYLRQVLGFLGMTDVEFIYAERQGMGPEASAQGVAEAREQIAALLQLGTATA encoded by the coding sequence ATGAAGATCCTGCAAGTCAACTCCAGCGCCCGCAACTTCGCCAACGGCGTGGGCTCGGTCTCGAGCCAGCTCGCGGGCGAACTGGTGGCACGCCTGCGCGACGGCGAGCCCACCGCCAGCGTGGTGGTTCGCGACCTCGCGCGCACGCCGCACCCGGTGCTGGACGAAGCCGCACTGCAGGCGCTGTTCACGCCTGCCGACCAGCGCACGCCAGCCCAGGCCGAACGCGTGGCGCTCGACGACGCGCTGATCGCCGAGATCCAGGCCGCCGACGTGGTGGTGATCGCAGCACCGATGTTCAACTTCGGCATCACGGCCCAACTGAAGAACTGGATCGACGCGATTGCGCGCGCGAAGGTGACGTTCCAGTACACCGCGAACGGCCCCGAAGGTCTGCTCAAGGGCAAGCGCGTGCATGTGGTCCTGACGCGAGGGGGCGTCTACCGCGACCAGGCGTCGGACAACCAGGTGCCGTATCTGCGCCAGGTGCTGGGCTTCCTGGGCATGACCGACGTCGAGTTCATCTACGCCGAGCGCCAGGGCATGGGCCCGGAGGCCAGCGCACAAGGCGTGGCCGAGGCCCGCGAACAGATCGCCGCGCTGCTGCAACTCGGCACTGCAACGGCCTGA
- a CDS encoding LysR family transcriptional regulator, whose translation MDLHADDLMLFSRVIDAGSLSAAAKRLEWPKSTVSRRLAALERHFGERLVQRSTRKLTLTEFGQGVLEHARQVAAEVDDAQALAAHRQQRPSGRLRVSMPGDVATQVLGDILSEFMAAHPAIALEMDLSPRRVDLIAENFDLAVRMGELQDEALLSARRLAAFTAGLYVAPSYLARHGPIVHPTDLARADGLLLLGRGGDARPWQLHESAGDGHWTGLPVTRATANSPELLIQLARAGRGVTAVSDLYAAPAVRTGALVRVLPDWCLPSVTAWAVFPERRLMPARTRVFIDALLVGLAKRCAGHRGETDPPAVVPADASGAGSPGEPAAP comes from the coding sequence TTGGACCTCCATGCCGACGATCTGATGCTGTTTTCCCGGGTCATCGACGCCGGCAGCCTGAGTGCTGCGGCCAAACGGCTCGAGTGGCCCAAGTCGACCGTCTCGCGCCGGCTGGCGGCGCTCGAGCGGCACTTCGGGGAGCGGCTGGTGCAGCGCAGCACCCGCAAGCTCACGTTGACGGAGTTCGGCCAGGGGGTGCTCGAACACGCCCGGCAGGTGGCCGCCGAAGTCGATGACGCCCAGGCGCTGGCCGCCCACCGCCAGCAGCGCCCGAGCGGCCGCCTGCGGGTGTCGATGCCGGGCGACGTCGCGACCCAGGTGCTGGGCGACATCCTGTCCGAGTTCATGGCGGCCCATCCGGCGATCGCGCTCGAGATGGACCTGTCGCCGCGCCGCGTCGACCTGATCGCCGAGAACTTCGACCTGGCCGTGCGCATGGGCGAACTGCAGGACGAGGCGCTGCTGAGCGCCCGCCGCCTGGCCGCGTTCACCGCCGGCCTGTACGTGGCACCGAGCTATCTGGCGCGCCATGGCCCGATCGTGCACCCGACCGATCTGGCGCGGGCGGACGGCCTGCTCCTGCTGGGCCGCGGCGGCGATGCCCGGCCGTGGCAGCTGCATGAAAGTGCCGGCGACGGCCACTGGACCGGCTTGCCCGTCACCCGCGCCACGGCCAACTCGCCCGAACTGCTGATCCAGCTCGCCCGCGCCGGTCGTGGCGTCACCGCGGTGTCGGACCTGTACGCTGCGCCGGCCGTGCGCACCGGCGCCCTGGTGCGCGTGCTGCCGGATTGGTGCCTGCCGTCGGTCACCGCCTGGGCGGTGTTTCCCGAGCGCCGGCTGATGCCGGCTCGCACCCGGGTCTTCATCGACGCGCTGCTGGTTGGCCTGGCGAAGCGCTGCGCCGGCCATCGCGGTGAAACCGATCCGCCAGCGGTCGTGCCTGCCGATGCGTCCGGCGCTGGCTCGCCAGGTGAGCCAGCGGCGCCGTAG
- the gstA gene encoding glutathione transferase GstA: MKLYYSPGACSLSPHIALRETGLPFELVLASTKTKKLADGSDYLAINPKGQVPMLALDDGTQITEGPAIVQYIADQAPASGLAPAAGTIERYKLMEWLNFITSELHKGFSPLFAPDTPDDYKPIARNRLLARLAYVDEQLADRSYLLGEQYSVADIYLFVVSGWGQYVGVDISGLPRLMAFRARIAARPAVIAAMKAEGLIK; this comes from the coding sequence ATGAAGCTCTACTACAGCCCCGGCGCCTGCTCGCTGTCGCCCCACATCGCCCTGCGCGAGACCGGCCTGCCGTTCGAACTGGTGCTCGCCAGCACCAAGACCAAGAAGCTGGCCGACGGCAGCGACTACCTGGCCATCAACCCGAAGGGCCAGGTGCCGATGCTGGCGCTCGACGACGGCACCCAGATCACCGAAGGACCGGCCATCGTGCAGTACATCGCCGACCAGGCGCCCGCCAGCGGCCTGGCCCCGGCGGCCGGCACGATCGAGCGCTACAAGCTGATGGAGTGGCTGAACTTCATCACCAGCGAGCTGCACAAGGGTTTCTCGCCGCTGTTCGCCCCCGACACGCCCGACGACTACAAGCCGATCGCGCGCAATCGCCTGCTCGCCCGCCTGGCCTATGTCGACGAGCAGCTCGCCGACCGCAGCTACCTGCTCGGCGAGCAGTACAGCGTGGCCGACATCTACCTGTTCGTGGTCTCGGGCTGGGGCCAGTACGTGGGCGTGGACATCTCCGGGCTGCCCCGGTTGATGGCGTTTCGCGCGCGCATCGCCGCCCGCCCGGCCGTGATCGCGGCGATGAAGGCCGAAGGCCTGATCAAGTAA
- a CDS encoding glutaredoxin domain-containing protein: MTRPILPSQQIHPAVRERVARLHADIIAQVQAAIEAHPVVVIGMSGNPFPRKARRLLDAAGIAHHDLDFGSYLSQWRRRNALKMWTGWPTFPMVFVHGQLVGGASDLQRLLASGELALMLRQPDRA; this comes from the coding sequence ATGACCCGCCCCATCCTCCCGAGCCAACAGATCCATCCCGCCGTGCGCGAGCGGGTGGCGCGCCTTCACGCCGACATCATTGCGCAGGTGCAGGCGGCCATCGAGGCCCATCCGGTGGTGGTGATCGGCATGTCGGGCAACCCGTTCCCGCGCAAGGCCCGGCGCCTGCTCGACGCCGCCGGCATCGCCCACCACGACCTCGATTTCGGCAGCTACCTGAGCCAGTGGAGACGCCGCAATGCACTGAAGATGTGGACCGGCTGGCCGACCTTTCCGATGGTCTTCGTGCACGGCCAGCTGGTCGGCGGCGCCAGCGACCTGCAGCGCCTGCTGGCCAGCGGCGAACTCGCGCTGATGCTGCGGCAGCCCGACCGGGCATGA
- a CDS encoding HDOD domain-containing protein yields MTLPSELRNLDVDLPASPRVLVELLALLQDGEVPLAAVAQLIESDMALASAVVRTVNSAMFGLLRRVQTVGEAVRYLGTDEVVAITYESALRAAFPPTPALDAVWSHASRAGLLMGRSAQALGLDALQAHTAGLFARCGQAVLLVKVAQPYAALLAAARGDRQALVQAEQKTFGINHAALGSALCAAWGLAPDVVKYVREHVRPPGQWAELQTPVRRLLGLGAVVEALLADASVSVADVAAAVSPGSGCGPADLVAAVQPSWRRLQAVDA; encoded by the coding sequence ATGACCTTGCCCTCCGAACTGCGCAACCTCGACGTCGACCTGCCAGCCAGCCCGCGGGTGCTGGTGGAACTGCTCGCGCTGCTGCAGGACGGCGAGGTGCCGCTGGCTGCGGTCGCACAGTTGATCGAGTCGGACATGGCGCTGGCGTCGGCCGTCGTGCGCACCGTCAACTCGGCGATGTTCGGCCTGCTGCGACGGGTGCAGACGGTCGGCGAGGCGGTGCGTTACCTCGGCACCGACGAGGTGGTGGCGATCACCTACGAGAGCGCCTTGCGCGCGGCCTTCCCGCCCACGCCCGCGCTCGACGCGGTGTGGTCGCACGCCTCTCGCGCCGGCCTGCTGATGGGCCGCTCGGCGCAGGCGCTGGGACTGGATGCGCTGCAGGCGCACACCGCGGGCCTGTTCGCGCGCTGCGGTCAGGCGGTGCTGCTGGTCAAGGTGGCGCAGCCGTATGCGGCGCTGCTGGCCGCGGCCCGGGGCGATCGCCAGGCGCTGGTGCAGGCCGAGCAGAAGACCTTCGGCATCAACCACGCCGCCCTCGGCAGCGCGTTGTGTGCGGCCTGGGGCCTGGCGCCGGATGTCGTCAAGTACGTGCGCGAACACGTGCGCCCGCCGGGCCAGTGGGCCGAGCTCCAGACCCCGGTGCGCCGCCTGCTCGGTCTGGGGGCGGTCGTCGAGGCCCTGCTGGCCGACGCCAGCGTGAGCGTGGCCGATGTGGCCGCCGCGGTCTCGCCCGGCAGCGGTTGCGGCCCGGCCGATCTGGTGGCCGCGGTGCAGCCGTCGTGGCGGCGTCTGCAGGCGGTCGACGCCTGA
- a CDS encoding GTP cyclohydrolase II: protein MARDVPSTPNHIRLTSHPGQGTTGAPAIQWGAADPLLRGPIVGSTVNRSQRNVIGTHSGSYGVYRALAVAAGSLERGHRTDLTNTSPTDVIGPHPQWADPHKIVSIDPWGAMVARVYADYIEQGYDIRPTLAVTRAHIDLPEIRQAMAFGRLKADGEVLLENGSAVVTKVAVEPVWWLPGVAERFKVSEGELRRTLFEETGGMYPELVTRSDIEVFLPPIGGQTIYIFGNPQDLANPAVTLTARVHDECNGSDVFGSDICTCRPYLTHAIEECIAGAQSVAHGGRGGVGLIAYSRKEGRALGEVTKFLVYNARKRQVGGDSADKYFLRTECVAGVQDMRFQELMPDVLHWLGIRKIHRLVSMSNDKYDAITGSGIEVGERVKIPDSLVPADARVEIEAKIAAGYFTDGSVPDEAQLAAVKGRGLS, encoded by the coding sequence ATGGCCCGCGATGTTCCCTCCACGCCCAACCACATCCGCCTGACGTCCCACCCGGGCCAGGGCACCACCGGTGCGCCGGCCATCCAGTGGGGCGCGGCCGATCCGCTGCTGCGCGGCCCGATCGTCGGCAGCACCGTCAACCGCAGCCAGCGCAACGTCATCGGCACCCACAGCGGCAGCTACGGCGTCTACCGGGCCCTCGCCGTGGCGGCCGGCTCGCTCGAACGCGGCCACCGCACCGATCTCACCAACACCTCGCCGACCGACGTCATCGGCCCACACCCGCAGTGGGCCGATCCGCACAAGATCGTCTCGATCGACCCGTGGGGTGCGATGGTGGCGCGGGTCTACGCCGACTACATCGAACAGGGCTACGACATCCGCCCGACGCTGGCCGTCACGCGGGCCCACATCGACCTGCCCGAGATCCGCCAGGCGATGGCCTTCGGTCGCCTGAAGGCCGACGGCGAGGTGCTGCTCGAAAACGGCTCGGCGGTGGTGACCAAGGTGGCGGTCGAGCCGGTCTGGTGGCTGCCGGGCGTGGCCGAGCGCTTCAAGGTCAGCGAGGGCGAACTGCGCCGCACGCTGTTCGAGGAGACCGGCGGCATGTACCCCGAGCTGGTGACGCGCAGCGACATCGAGGTGTTTTTGCCGCCGATCGGCGGGCAGACGATCTACATCTTCGGCAACCCGCAGGACCTGGCCAACCCAGCGGTCACGCTGACCGCGCGGGTGCACGACGAGTGCAACGGCTCCGACGTGTTCGGCTCCGACATCTGCACCTGCCGCCCCTACCTGACGCACGCGATCGAGGAATGCATCGCCGGCGCGCAGAGCGTGGCGCACGGTGGGCGCGGCGGCGTCGGCCTGATCGCCTACAGCCGCAAGGAGGGCCGGGCGCTCGGCGAAGTCACCAAGTTCCTGGTCTACAACGCGCGCAAGCGGCAGGTCGGCGGCGACTCGGCCGACAAGTATTTCCTGCGCACCGAGTGCGTGGCCGGCGTGCAGGACATGCGTTTCCAGGAGCTGATGCCCGACGTGCTGCACTGGCTGGGCATCCGCAAGATCCACCGGCTGGTCAGCATGAGCAACGACAAGTACGACGCCATCACCGGCAGCGGCATCGAAGTGGGCGAGCGCGTCAAGATTCCCGACTCGCTGGTGCCCGCCGATGCGCGGGTCGAGATCGAGGCCAAGATCGCAGCCGGGTATTTCACCGACGGTTCGGTGCCCGACGAGGCGCAGCTGGCGGCCGTCAAGGGCCGCGGCCTGAGCTGA